The following is a genomic window from Chanos chanos chromosome 1, fChaCha1.1, whole genome shotgun sequence.
TTTGCCATTTCCTGtttatgtacacatgcacatatgtgtgtttgtgtgtgtttgtgtgtgtgtgcatgtgcgtgcgtgtgtgcgggcGGCGGGGGGGGCTAGATATTAATCAAAGCAAGATCTGACAGGAGATCTGAGGgggtctttcctttttttttcactctccaaactcttcactctctcctgtATGGAATGCACTGTGTACTGTTGGTAGTATTTAGATTGCCAGCGTTCACTGAGTTGGCCTGGATGGGAGTTGAGGTCTAGAGATAGCAGATTCCATTGTGGCTTGACGGCTGAGGCATTGTGGCAGGATTTGTCCGGTTTTATGTAAAAGCAATACTCTTTTCACCTGAACTAATACAAGCACTGCTATAAGCCCCTTACTGCTACGGACGGCATTTTTCCCCTAATCTCTGCGGACTTAAGTCCTTCCACACATACCTCAGGGCAGTCGCTGATAAAGCCTCCCAACTCAACACTACTCTCACACTTTCTTTCCTCCtgctcgctctctttctttctcactcgtttttttttctctaggacACCAGTAAAGCAGCCTTGCAAAAAATTAAAGTGATCAAGAGATttaagaggaagagggaggaaagaaatCACTTTCTGAATTCCATCTcccagaggaggacagagagagagaagaagaagaaagaaagaagaaggaaagaaaaaatagataaatgagTGACAGAGGGACAAAAAGAGAATTAGAGTAAgcaaaagaaggaagaaaatgaGAATTATAGAACTAACTGTGTAAGGTGAATTCCAAATGACATAAAAACTCAGTACATATATTATCACTATTGTTGGACTTTGCAAGAAGACAGGAGGAATGGATGGATAAAAAGGAGCAaacgctgtctgtctctctctctctctctctctctctctctctctctctcgtgatCAGGCTCAAACAGACGtacaggcacacagtaaaatgGGCAGGGGATTGGGTAAACAGAATCTCTGGGGTGTGAGTATTATCCATTGTTTGATTTGCACACAGATTGACGGGccgttgtgcatgtgtgaatgtgtgtgtgtgtgtgtgtccagatgaGAGAAACAACAGGATTCCGTGGTCAAATCGAGCAGAAAAGATGGAATTGTAAATTTAGCTGCCTGATAATCTGTCTCTGATCATAAAAGTACACAATATGTATatactcacgcacgcacgcacacacacgcacgcacacatgcacacacgcacacaagcctAAGACATCAGTCATAGTTGATTTACACATGCCGTGTGAAGCATACGTGGGATTATGTTAGCAACCTAtgtaaaactcacacacaatggCTTTAAGACTCATCTCAATACTGTGAGATCATTGTGACAAAGAGTCTTCACTATAAAACAAAGTCTGACAAGCAAACTCACTTTCTCTAGCTTgggtttctccctctctttttcttttgctttttccctcttttctctttctttctctttcttcttctcctctttctccctctctttctccctggcccgctccctctccctctccctctctttctcacgctccttctctcgctccttctctttctctttcttctttttcttctctttcttgtcctttttcttgtctttctctttgggCTTGACATCCTTTGGGTGGAACAGTTTTTCGGGGAGGATGGGCCCCAAGGGGGGAAGCATTGAGGGCACACGGAGACAAGAGGAAGGGCTGAAGAGAGGAGGCACAGGCACCTCCTTCACCCCGAGAGAGagctttctctcttcctttcctttctctttgccCTTGTCccgtttctctttgtctttcctactcttttctttatctttcttctTGTCCTTGTGCTTGTCCTTTTCCTTCTTCCCTCCCATGCCGTCTCTCCTGTCCTCCACCGTCAGTGATAACTCTGGCCAAGCCATCTTGTTCTCCTCCATCTGCCCtcgttccttctctctctttttctccttattcttctccttgttctttcctttgtctttaCCCTTAtctttgcctttctctttctgccgttctttttctttcttcttcagtttggtcttcatgtcttttttgagtttcttcttcagggcggcggcggcggcagcgGCCGGGGGCTCTTTCCTGTCCTGCGGGGGTTTGAGGGGAGGTTGCGGTGTGGGGGGAGACGCAGAGGGTGAGGAGAAGTACGGAGGTTCGGGAGGAGACGCACAAGGGGCGGGTGGACCCTGGCTTGCTTTGCGGATGACCTCATCAATGGAGTCGTCCATAGTCCATCGGGCCAGAGGGGCCTGGTGCGGGGTTAGCGGGGTGGACTGGTGTTTTCCTCCGATAGGGTGCGTGTGTTTGCCGtggctgagcgtgtgtgtgtgtttgggcacgTTGAGGGCATGGGTGTGTTTGGGTATGATGGGTTTGGACGGGCTGGGAAGGCCCTCGCTGTCTGAGTCTGAGTCGTAGGCAAAAGGGTCCGAAGGTTCATCCTCACGAGCTCGGGCAATTACCGCGGCGATGGAATCTTCAATCGCTTCGTCCCCGGGGTCGTGATCCCTGGCCTGGGAGCTGTGAGCCCCACCCTCCGGAGGCGTCTCTGACCAGCCCCGCCCGCCTTTGCCTGGTGGGGTGGGTCCAGGTCGCGGGGCGCGGGGGCTCCTGGGTCGCCCAGGTGATCTCTTCCCCGCTTTCTGGCTACTCTTGGGCGGAGTCATGGTCAGAGGGCGGGAGGTTACACTCAAGGGGGCAGACTTTCCGCCTCTTTTGGGGGATTTGTTCTTCTGTCGGCCAGTAGACGGCGAAGGGAGATTGGGCCTGTGTCCGGGAGTGGGTGGTGCCACCCCAGTTCGGAGAGGTtcgggagagagggggggtggtggtgatgggggcAGACGCTGAGGGTTGAGGGAACTCAGGGGTTCCCGTGGTTCAAAGCTCCACTCGGGGCTGGTGCCAGGTTTGGTGCCCAGACGAGGCCTCTTGGCGGCAGGCAGAAGACCCTCGGGCCGTGGGCTCTCTGGTCCTCTCCTGCCCAACCAGTTTTCGTCGTTCTCCTCGTCTTCCTCACCCACGGCATCCTCATCCTCTCCCAGAGAGACCTGCATAGCTTCTGCTGATGTGCCCCTGTCAGCAGGaacctgctcctcctcctcctcatctgaaagagagagagagagagagagagagagagagagagaacgttaaCATAATGTGTCTTGTGACAATCCTACACATTCCGTATTATCGAATTTTGTAGACACTTAAGTAGAAAACAGGATGGGATATGTAGTGCTTTAATACAAGTGaattcagtcaaacatcaaT
Proteins encoded in this region:
- the taf3 gene encoding transcription initiation factor TFIID subunit 3, producing the protein MCESYARSLLRVAVAQMCQALGWDAVQLTAVDLLSDVLERYLQQLARGCHRYSELYGRTDPGLSDVDQAFGLLGVSLSELEDYVNNLEPVGFPHNTPIFPISKSSVLQFPASEAEADARSLLRGEGRDYIPDYFPPLVSLQEDEEEEEQVPADRGTSAEAMQVSLGEDEDAVGEEDEENDENWLGRRGPESPRPEGLLPAAKRPRLGTKPGTSPEWSFEPREPLSSLNPQRLPPSPPPPLSPEPLRTGVAPPTPGHRPNLPSPSTGRQKNKSPKRGGKSAPLSVTSRPLTMTPPKSSQKAGKRSPGRPRSPRAPRPGPTPPGKGGRGWSETPPEGGAHSSQARDHDPGDEAIEDSIAAVIARAREDEPSDPFAYDSDSDSEGLPSPSKPIIPKHTHALNVPKHTHTLSHGKHTHPIGGKHQSTPLTPHQAPLARWTMDDSIDEVIRKASQGPPAPCASPPEPPYFSSPSASPPTPQPPLKPPQDRKEPPAAAAAAALKKKLKKDMKTKLKKKEKERQKEKGKDKGKDKGKNKEKNKEKKREKERGQMEENKMAWPELSLTVEDRRDGMGGKKEKDKHKDKKKDKEKSRKDKEKRDKGKEKGKEERKLSLGVKEVPVPPLFSPSSCLRVPSMLPPLGPILPEKLFHPKDVKPKEKDKKKDKKEKKKKKEKEKEREKEREKERERERERAREKEREKEEKKKEKEREKREKAKEKEREKPKLEKVSLLVEPPVVPPSPVIPRLTLRVRAGQDKIVISKVVPDSEVTPPPPRTPVPARSGPGARMRSPPAHPSPVAPPVPPPPRPPPVAAPPPPPPVVTQAPPSQAKALSCSVVTETVSAYVITDEWGNQIWICPGCNKPDDGSPMIGCDECDDWYHWPCVGILAAPPEDQSWFCVKCAGKKKDKKTKKRKRKAH